The genomic region GCTCCTCACCTGGGCGGGGTTCACCAACGTTCAGGTGGATCCCCGGATGGTCTACGTGGATTCGAGCAAGCCGCACCTGGTGGCGGGCTTCACCAGGAACACCTTTATCGCGATGGTGGCGGGCGTTCGTGACCAGGCGCTCACCGCAAATCTGATTGACGCAGAGACGTGGACGCGCGGAATCGTCGACCTCTACCGGACAACAGAGCGTGATGGTACCTTCTGTTACACCTTCTTTAAAGCAACAGCCGTCAAGTAGTGATCGAGTCTTCGGAGCAGAACCGTCAAACGTCCAGCCTGCGCTGCTCCCCGCTGCGTGCTCTTACTACTGCACTCCAGCGCCGATAATCTCGCAACTTCCACGCACCCGCCTGCTTCAAGTCGGCAATGCCACAGGCTGGCGCTTCGTTCGCAAAATAACACTGCAGGCAACTCCCGTTACAACCAGCGACGGGCTCAAACCGCTTTCCCTCACCCGGTCTAACATAGAGCGGCACGTTTATGCCTTCGCAGTTCTCCCGGTTTGCGCTCATGAACTCAGCATTCAAACCCCTGACGCGCTTACCCTGCACTGACGCGAACTCCATGCAGAGGCTCATGGTCACCCCGTTACGGTCGCACAGCGTGCGTATCATCGTGAACAGCTTGCGGCGATAGTCCAGGCGAGCATGCAGCCGCCCGCCCATTCGCTCGCTGTACAGATCCACCAGCTGCTTCCCGGAGACACCGAACCGTGCTGCCAATTCAGTACAGAACTCATGCTTCATCGTTACCGGGATGTCCAGACAGCTCGTGATAATATGCCCCGCTCCTGCTTCCACCACGTTCCGCACCAGCTCCTCTAAATCACCCCGGTTGTCCGTCACACAGGGTATCACCGGATCGATACGGCACACTGCGAACGTGCCCGCATTCGCAAGCCGCTCAATGTTCCGCACCAGCTCCTCGGTGGACGCGCCGCCAGCCATCAGGTGCTGACGTTTGTCTTCGTCTGGTGTAAGCAGAGAAATCGCACCGAACGCGTGCTCTTGCTGTTTGAGGAATCCTAACGCGCGCTCGCTGATGCGCCCTTTCGTCGTTACCTGCACCGGGATATTGCGAGCAACAAACTCCTTCAGGATCTTCTCCGTCAGCTCGTAGCGCTCGTTGAGCGGCTGAAACGGGTCGGTCACCGGTGAGAGATACCCGCAGCTCACTACTGATAGGCTGTCCAGTTGCTGCGCAATTCGTTTATTAAAATCGCGGAATACCGTGAGGATGCCGTGCTCGCGGAAGGCGGTGAAGTACCCACCCAGCGCATGCGAGTAGCAGAAGCGGCAGTTGTGGCTGCAGCCATTATACGGGTTGATCAGGAGCCGCTCGGCCGTGCATTCACGGTTACCATACGGTTCTATACCATTCCACCAGCCGTGAAGCTGCTTATTCGAATCCACGAGAATATGCGGAATCGGGTGCTGAATGACCTCACAGTCCTTGCTCCGGCCACCGAATGCAACGGTTAGCCGCGTTGAGGGGCTCTTCATAATTTATACCGGAGTACGGGATAGTAATAAAGGCGCTTTTGTGCTCATGCACTGCGTGCTACGCGATAAGAATGCAGCCAGAATTGGAGACCCTCTTGCAAGCCGCGATCGAGACGATTAAACGCGGTGGCACCGTCGTCTATCCGACTGAGACTGTTTACGGGCTTGGTGCCGACGCGCTCTCAGAAGCAGCGATCGCCAAAGTGTACGAACTCAAGCAGCGCAAGCGCTCAAAACCGCTCTCACTCGCCGTCTCCTCATTCGAGATGCTGCAGCGCATCGCAGCTGTCAACGATCCCGCGCTGCTGGATCTGCTTGCTGAACTGCTGCCCGGTCCGGTTACTGTCCTCCTGCCCAAGCGGGAGCTGGTGCCCGACCTCCTAACTGCGGGCTCAGAACTCGTTGGCGTGCGATTCCCCGATAACGAGATTGCACTCCGCATTATCCGTGAAACAGGGCCAATAACCGCGACCAGCGCGAATATATCCGGCCAGAACCCGCCAACGCGCGCTGATGCGGTGGCCCTGGAAGCAGATGTACTTATAAATGGAGGGACATGTAAGTATAGTATGCCGTCCACGGTGGTGGCTGTCACGAGCGTCACGGCGACCGGTGAAGCGGCGACTCAAACGATCAAACCGGAGATAAAGATACTGAGAAGAGGAGCAAGGTATGAGAGAGTACTGCACGTCCTGCGGCGTAAAGCTACTGGAGAAGGGATTTACCGTCTTTCCCTGTCCGAATTGCGGGGAGAATGAGATTGGCAGATGTGCGAAATGCCGGAAGCAAAGTAATGCATATACCTGTGAGAAATGTGGGTTCGTGGGTCCATGAGCCCGGAGGTCAGTAAGCAAAGCAATGAGATGGCAAGGTGAATCGAGACGAAAGTCCACGGGTGGCCGGCTTCACCGTAATCGGAAGAAGCGCGCGCACGAGGCTGGTCGACCCGCGGCAGACACGATTATTGGCGAGACGCGGCGACGTGAGATACGGACGCACGGCGGCAACAAGAAACTGCGCCTGCTCAGGGCAGAATTCGCGAACGTCGCCGATCCGAAGAGCGGAACCACCAAGACCGTTAAGATCATCAGTGTGAAAGAGAACCCGGCGAATCCCTTCTATGCTCGCCGGAATATCACCACCAAGGGCGCGATCATTGAGACAGAACTGGGCAATGCGGTCGTCACCAGCCGCCCGGGTCAAGAAGGGATCGTTAACGCCGTCTTAGTCTGAGAGCGGATAAGCCGCTCCCCGACCACTCGTCAGTTTCGTGTCGTGTCGTGTCGTGTATCTTATCTTTTAGAACATTTTACAAGTATCGGTACGAAGTGCTATCTGACGCTGGTACCATGTACAAGGTAATAGGCACAATTACGGGCGACGTGGGGCTGCACCAATTCGATTTCGTCGTCTCCGGCGAGGTGCGGCGGAACGAGTACATTAAAGTCTGGAACGAATTGGACGGCTGGATCCTCGGGCGCGTCGTTTCTATCCTCGATGTCGAGGAAAAGACCGCAACGGTCGAGATCATCGGCTACAAAGACGATCGCGGGTTCCTCATGCAGCCCAAGAGCACGCTCCCGCGCGAGTCAAAGGTCTTCAAGGCTGACCAGACCTTCGTCATGGATACGCTCGGGCTCAGAACCCACGGCATTCATATCGGCACGCTCGACGGCCGCAATATCCCGGTCTATCTGAAGAAGGATGAGCTCATCCAGAAGCACTGCAGCATCCTCGCCAAGACGGGCGGGGGAAAATCCTATACCGCAGGCGTTATTATTGAAGAACTCCTCGACAAGAACGTCCCGCTGCTCATTATCGACCCCCACGGCGAGTACCTCTCCCTCAAGTTCGAGAATCAGAACGAGGAAGAGCGGAAACAGATGGAGAAATTCGGGATCGCGCCCAAGGGCTACGATTCGCAGGTGGTCGTCTACACCCCCGCTAACTTCTCCGTCAATCCTGCTGCAAATAAGCTCTTCCGCATCGATGGGATCAATTTGAGCGTCAGCGAGCTCTACGACTTCTTTCCACTCTCAGACGCGCAATTGGGCGTACTATACCAGTGTATCAACGATATCAAAACGCGAAAGGAGTTCTACACCGTCGATGAGATCATCAGCGGCGTCGCGGAGAGCAAGAGCACCTCGAAATGGAAGATCATCCACTTCCTTGAGCGTATTCGTGACACCGGTATCCTCTCCGATAGTCCCACGCGGATCGAGGAGCTCGTCAAGAA from Methanomicrobia archaeon harbors:
- a CDS encoding DUF1610 domain-containing protein; amino-acid sequence: MREYCTSCGVKLLEKGFTVFPCPNCGENEIGRCAKCRKQSNAYTCEKCGFVGP
- a CDS encoding threonylcarbamoyl-AMP synthase — encoded protein: MQPELETLLQAAIETIKRGGTVVYPTETVYGLGADALSEAAIAKVYELKQRKRSKPLSLAVSSFEMLQRIAAVNDPALLDLLAELLPGPVTVLLPKRELVPDLLTAGSELVGVRFPDNEIALRIIRETGPITATSANISGQNPPTRADAVALEADVLINGGTCKYSMPSTVVAVTSVTATGEAATQTIKPEIKILRRGARYERVLHVLRRKATGEGIYRLSLSELRGE
- a CDS encoding DUF87 domain-containing protein, with the protein product MYKVIGTITGDVGLHQFDFVVSGEVRRNEYIKVWNELDGWILGRVVSILDVEEKTATVEIIGYKDDRGFLMQPKSTLPRESKVFKADQTFVMDTLGLRTHGIHIGTLDGRNIPVYLKKDELIQKHCSILAKTGGGKSYTAGVIIEELLDKNVPLLIIDPHGEYLSLKFENQNEEERKQMEKFGIAPKGYDSQVVVYTPANFSVNPAANKLFRIDGINLSVSELYDFFPLSDAQLGVLYQCINDIKTRKEFYTVDEIISGVAESKSTSKWKIIHFLERIRDTGILSDSPTRIEELVKNGQASIIDMKGADPKLQQLIVYRLCKEVFEGRKMGKIPPFVLVIEEAHNFCPERGFGQAISSHILRTIASEGRKFGLGLLVISQRPARVDKNVISQCNTQIILKVTNPNDIKALSRGLEFMSCEIEEEIKRIPQGVALLSSPSIEMPIMVDVRVRKSEHGGRAAEARTAPQQRPSFKSDEVDLEESDRRKSVLSRLLFE
- a CDS encoding radical SAM protein, giving the protein MKSPSTRLTVAFGGRSKDCEVIQHPIPHILVDSNKQLHGWWNGIEPYGNRECTAERLLINPYNGCSHNCRFCYSHALGGYFTAFREHGILTVFRDFNKRIAQQLDSLSVVSCGYLSPVTDPFQPLNERYELTEKILKEFVARNIPVQVTTKGRISERALGFLKQQEHAFGAISLLTPDEDKRQHLMAGGASTEELVRNIERLANAGTFAVCRIDPVIPCVTDNRGDLEELVRNVVEAGAGHIITSCLDIPVTMKHEFCTELAARFGVSGKQLVDLYSERMGGRLHARLDYRRKLFTMIRTLCDRNGVTMSLCMEFASVQGKRVRGLNAEFMSANRENCEGINVPLYVRPGEGKRFEPVAGCNGSCLQCYFANEAPACGIADLKQAGAWKLRDYRRWSAVVRARSGEQRRLDV
- a CDS encoding 30S ribosomal protein S8e, whose product is MRWQGESRRKSTGGRLHRNRKKRAHEAGRPAADTIIGETRRREIRTHGGNKKLRLLRAEFANVADPKSGTTKTVKIISVKENPANPFYARRNITTKGAIIETELGNAVVTSRPGQEGIVNAVLV